A stretch of the Archangium violaceum genome encodes the following:
- a CDS encoding SDR family NAD(P)-dependent oxidoreductase has product MDSIERARRYAVVTGASSGIGRELAAVLAREGYALVLVARRSEPMRALADQLQQAHGTPSVVVGADLGTPEGVATVMREVKERHLDVEVLVNNAGFGLAGPFAELPAEGQLGMIDLNVRALTALTRELVPGMVARGGGYVLNVASTAAFQPGPLMSVYYATKAYVLSFSTALHEELRGRGVTVTALCPGFTDTEFAARAAEHQRPRLFSGPLGSGDARQVAESGYRAMKRGRAVVVPGLVNLLGTWFVPFAPLGLKLRLTRYLNASET; this is encoded by the coding sequence ATGGACAGCATCGAGCGGGCGCGCAGGTACGCGGTGGTGACGGGGGCTTCCAGCGGCATCGGCCGGGAGCTGGCGGCGGTCCTCGCGCGTGAGGGGTACGCGTTGGTGCTGGTGGCCCGGCGCTCCGAGCCCATGCGGGCCCTGGCGGATCAGCTCCAGCAGGCCCATGGGACTCCCTCCGTGGTGGTGGGCGCGGACCTCGGTACACCCGAGGGCGTGGCCACCGTGATGCGCGAGGTGAAGGAGCGCCATCTCGACGTCGAGGTCCTGGTGAACAACGCCGGCTTCGGTCTGGCCGGGCCCTTCGCCGAGCTGCCCGCCGAGGGACAGCTGGGGATGATCGATCTCAACGTCCGGGCGCTCACCGCGCTCACCCGCGAGCTCGTGCCGGGCATGGTGGCGCGGGGGGGCGGGTACGTGCTCAACGTGGCGTCGACGGCGGCCTTCCAGCCAGGCCCGCTCATGTCCGTGTACTACGCCACCAAGGCGTACGTGCTGTCCTTCTCCACCGCGCTGCACGAGGAGCTGCGGGGCCGGGGCGTGACGGTGACGGCCCTGTGCCCGGGGTTCACCGACACGGAGTTCGCCGCGCGGGCCGCGGAGCACCAGCGGCCCCGGCTCTTCAGCGGACCTCTCGGAAGTGGAGATGCGCGGCAGGTGGCCGAGTCCGGCTACCGGGCCATGAAGCGAGGCAGGGCGGTGGTGGTGCCCGGGCTTGTCAATCTCCTGGGCACATGGTTCGTGCCCTTCGCCCCACTGGGGCTGAAACTCCGCCTCACCCGATACCTGAACGCGAGCGAGACCTGA
- the rd gene encoding rubredoxin — MNKRYRCTMCEYIYDPAQGDPDSGIAPGTPFEQIPEDWYCPQCGATKADFEPLEE, encoded by the coding sequence ATGAACAAGCGCTACCGCTGCACCATGTGTGAGTACATCTATGATCCGGCCCAGGGAGATCCCGACTCGGGCATCGCTCCGGGGACGCCCTTCGAGCAGATTCCCGAGGACTGGTACTGCCCCCAGTGCGGGGCGACCAAGGCGGACTTCGAGCCGCTCGAGGAGTAG
- a CDS encoding DUF2378 family protein: MTQKEPVIFSQVVEALFKHGIKERLDESTRRRLKTIGIDLDQPFLVAYSIPTWFAALRVCAEVLHPDLPSEQARYRIGRLVVDGYGQTTMGKAVFAMLRMLGWERSLTRISRGLQSGTNFLAARTRFLTDGSLEVIFEVMPEFHAALGSQHGIDPYFMNGTMDGMMALVGAPFESGKLQPIEPGSQHVVYLLRRRV, from the coding sequence GTGACCCAAAAGGAACCCGTCATCTTCAGTCAGGTGGTGGAAGCGCTGTTCAAGCACGGCATCAAGGAGCGGCTCGACGAGAGCACCCGGCGACGACTCAAGACGATCGGCATCGATCTGGACCAGCCGTTCCTGGTCGCCTACTCCATCCCGACCTGGTTCGCCGCCCTGCGTGTCTGCGCCGAGGTCCTCCATCCAGACCTCCCCAGTGAGCAGGCCCGCTATCGGATCGGCCGCCTGGTGGTGGATGGCTACGGCCAGACCACGATGGGCAAGGCCGTATTCGCGATGCTCCGGATGCTCGGCTGGGAGCGCTCGCTGACGCGGATCTCCCGCGGGCTGCAGTCGGGGACCAACTTCCTGGCGGCCCGGACCCGCTTCCTGACAGATGGCTCCCTCGAGGTCATCTTCGAGGTCATGCCCGAGTTCCACGCCGCCCTCGGCTCCCAACACGGCATCGACCCGTACTTCATGAACGGCACCATGGACGGGATGATGGCGCTGGTCGGCGCGCCATTCGAGAGCGGCAAGCTGCAGCCCATCGAGCCCGGCTCGCAGCACGTCGTCTACCTGCTGCGCCGCAGGGTCTGA